The following proteins are encoded in a genomic region of Shinella zoogloeoides:
- a CDS encoding TIGR02186 family protein, whose translation MRALATLLFVLGLALPAGAQVLEDRPVEFPEKLEIGISTDEIAISSDFRGADLTIFGAIEGYDPALLAQSKYDIVVALEGPKDNNTVRIKERVFGIWVNRRSMTFELVPESYSLSSTRDVETIAEPAMLNGVGVGIQHIRLSPIGYVGDGSKLTEFRDAFRRLKESGGFYQRDPGGVQFISASLFKATVKLPANVPNGTHVVRAHLFRDGVFIAEKALPLRVMKTGIEQMISNAAYNNSLAYGLFSVLLALLTGWLASVVFRKD comes from the coding sequence ATGAGAGCCCTCGCGACGCTCCTCTTCGTCCTTGGCCTTGCCCTTCCCGCCGGCGCGCAGGTGCTGGAGGACAGGCCGGTGGAATTTCCCGAGAAGCTGGAGATCGGCATCTCGACGGACGAGATCGCCATCTCGTCGGATTTCCGCGGCGCGGACCTGACGATCTTCGGCGCCATCGAGGGCTACGATCCCGCGCTTCTCGCCCAGAGCAAGTACGACATCGTCGTGGCGCTGGAAGGGCCGAAGGACAACAATACGGTGCGCATCAAGGAGCGCGTCTTCGGCATCTGGGTCAACCGCCGCTCCATGACCTTCGAACTGGTGCCGGAATCCTATTCGCTGTCGAGCACGCGGGACGTCGAGACCATCGCCGAGCCCGCCATGCTCAACGGCGTCGGCGTCGGCATCCAGCATATCCGCCTCTCGCCCATCGGCTATGTCGGCGACGGCTCGAAGCTCACCGAGTTCCGCGACGCCTTCCGCCGCCTCAAGGAAAGCGGCGGCTTCTACCAGCGCGATCCCGGCGGCGTGCAGTTCATCAGCGCCAGCCTGTTCAAGGCGACGGTCAAGCTGCCGGCCAACGTGCCGAACGGCACCCATGTCGTGCGTGCCCACCTTTTCCGCGATGGCGTGTTCATCGCGGAGAAGGCGCTGCCGCTGCGCGTGATGAAGACCGGCATCGAGCAGATGATCTCCAATGCCGCCTACAACAATTCGCTGGCCTACGGCCTCTTCTCGGTGCTGCTCGCTCTCCTGACGGGCTGGCTCGCCAGCGTCGTCTTCCGCAAGGACTGA
- a CDS encoding universal stress protein translates to MYRHILVPTDGSDLSAAAIDQTLQLAKALGAKVTALTVAEPLHFLPVTPGATVNLRAEYEAHLKADGARILGAVEAKAAAAGIPVETLQVAAGDAWQAIIDTAEKRGCDLIAMASHGRRGVSAFLMGSVTTKVLSHAKVPVLVYRS, encoded by the coding sequence ATGTACAGGCATATCCTCGTTCCCACCGACGGCTCGGATCTTTCCGCCGCCGCTATCGACCAGACGCTGCAACTGGCAAAGGCGCTGGGGGCGAAGGTGACGGCGCTCACCGTCGCCGAGCCGCTGCACTTCCTGCCCGTGACGCCCGGCGCCACCGTCAACCTGCGCGCGGAATACGAGGCGCACCTGAAGGCGGACGGCGCCCGCATCCTCGGCGCGGTCGAGGCGAAGGCGGCGGCGGCCGGCATTCCGGTCGAGACGCTGCAGGTCGCGGCGGGCGATGCCTGGCAGGCGATCATCGACACGGCGGAAAAGCGCGGCTGCGACCTCATCGCCATGGCCTCGCACGGCCGGCGCGGCGTCAGCGCCTTCCTGATGGGCAGCGTCACGACGAAGGTGCTGAGCCACGCGAAGGTGCCGGTGCTGGTCTACCGGTCCTGA
- a CDS encoding helix-turn-helix domain-containing protein → MKDTRRSGCPINLTLEILGDRWSLIVLRDMMFGNRRHFRELLTKSEEGIASNILADRLRRLVEEGLISKADDPSHKQKALYSLTEMGIALVPVFAMMGAWGRRFLPVTEELSIRAELLEEGGPAMWDAFMEELRAIHLGGPPPARSVFNELRAAYEATVARRATTGT, encoded by the coding sequence ATGAAGGATACCCGCCGCTCCGGCTGCCCGATCAATCTTACACTGGAAATCCTCGGGGATCGCTGGAGCCTGATCGTGCTGCGGGACATGATGTTCGGCAACCGCCGGCATTTCCGCGAGCTTCTGACGAAATCGGAGGAAGGCATCGCCTCGAACATCCTGGCGGACCGCCTTCGCCGGCTGGTCGAGGAAGGGCTGATCAGCAAGGCGGACGATCCGAGCCACAAGCAGAAGGCGCTCTACAGCCTCACCGAGATGGGCATCGCGCTCGTGCCGGTCTTCGCCATGATGGGCGCCTGGGGCCGGCGCTTCCTGCCGGTGACGGAGGAACTCTCCATCCGCGCCGAGCTTCTGGAAGAGGGCGGGCCGGCGATGTGGGACGCCTTCATGGAGGAACTGCGCGCCATCCATCTCGGCGGCCCGCCGCCTGCCCGCTCGGTCTTCAACGAATTGCGCGCGGCCTATGAGGCGACCGTGGCGAGGCGGGCCACAACCGGCACTTGA
- a CDS encoding dihydrofolate reductase family protein codes for MARLIIWNLVTLDGFFEGETKWDLGFHGKAWGPELEALSMEFGASAGLLVFGRVTYEGMKAYWTTTEDEGEVKTFMNALPKLVASRTLASSDWNNTEVTADIVGELSRRKQALDKPIYVFGSAELTDSLLEAGLVDEVMLGIVPVQLGKGTPFFKDGARRDFDLVEARPLSNGTILTRYAPEGVSL; via the coding sequence ATGGCAAGGCTGATCATCTGGAATCTCGTGACGCTCGACGGCTTCTTCGAGGGCGAGACGAAATGGGACCTCGGTTTCCACGGCAAGGCCTGGGGGCCGGAACTGGAAGCGCTCAGCATGGAGTTCGGCGCATCTGCGGGCCTCCTCGTCTTCGGCCGCGTCACCTATGAGGGCATGAAGGCCTACTGGACGACGACGGAGGACGAGGGCGAGGTGAAGACCTTCATGAACGCCCTGCCGAAGCTCGTCGCCTCGCGCACCCTCGCGTCCTCCGACTGGAACAATACCGAGGTGACGGCCGATATCGTCGGCGAGCTCTCCCGCCGCAAGCAGGCGCTGGACAAGCCGATCTATGTCTTCGGCAGCGCCGAACTGACGGATTCGCTGCTCGAGGCGGGGCTGGTCGACGAGGTGATGCTGGGCATCGTGCCGGTGCAGCTCGGCAAGGGCACGCCCTTCTTCAAGGACGGTGCGCGGCGCGACTTCGATCTCGTCGAGGCAAGGCCGCTTTCCAACGGCACGATCCTTACGCGCTATGCGCCGGAGGGCGTCAGCCTCTGA
- the pdeM gene encoding ligase-associated DNA damage response endonuclease PdeM translates to MQRLALASMDIQDFGAVSARAVIAGVEAVCDPLGALYLPETRLLVVSDLHLEKGAAFARRGMMLPPYDTLATLKMLEAVITRHDPAIVVSLGDNFHDRVGSAHLPEIFRAKISELARGREWIWINGNHDPDGTVDLPGQSADELHYAGLAFRHEPSLLSPAGEIAGHLHPAATVIRREKAVRRPCFATDGRRLLMPAFGIMTGGLDLRHRAMTGLFDRQSLVAHMLGRDRIYSVRFANLRG, encoded by the coding sequence ATGCAGAGACTGGCTCTGGCATCGATGGATATTCAGGATTTCGGCGCCGTTTCCGCGCGCGCAGTCATCGCCGGCGTCGAGGCCGTGTGCGATCCGCTCGGCGCGCTCTATCTGCCGGAAACGCGCCTGCTCGTCGTCTCCGACCTGCATCTGGAAAAGGGCGCGGCCTTCGCCCGCCGCGGCATGATGCTGCCGCCCTACGATACGCTGGCGACGCTGAAGATGCTGGAGGCCGTCATAACCCGGCACGATCCCGCCATCGTCGTCAGCCTGGGCGACAATTTCCACGACCGCGTCGGCTCGGCCCATCTGCCCGAAATTTTCCGCGCGAAGATTTCGGAACTGGCGCGCGGGCGCGAATGGATATGGATCAACGGCAACCACGATCCGGACGGCACCGTGGACCTGCCGGGCCAGTCGGCCGACGAACTCCACTATGCCGGCCTTGCCTTCCGGCACGAGCCCTCGCTCCTCTCCCCGGCCGGCGAGATCGCCGGGCACCTGCATCCGGCCGCCACCGTGATCCGCCGCGAGAAGGCGGTGCGCCGCCCATGCTTTGCGACCGACGGCAGGCGCCTTCTGATGCCCGCCTTCGGCATCATGACCGGCGGGCTCGACCTGCGGCACAGGGCGATGACCGGCCTCTTCGACCGGCAGAGCCTCGTCGCCCACATGCTCGGCCGCGACCGTATCTATTCGGTGCGCTTCGCCAATCTCAGAGGCTGA
- a CDS encoding ligase-associated DNA damage response DEXH box helicase, giving the protein MSIADSAASPSLLAKPFADWFAAKGWQPRAHQMELLGRATAGESLLLIAPTGAGKTLAGFLPALTDLAQRGKIPSGSAFTGIHTLYISPLKALAVDIERNLMKPVSEMGLPITIETRTGDTPQAKRQRQRLNPPDILLTTPEQVALLIANGEAPRFFKDLKYVIFDELHSLVTSKRGHLLSLGLARLRRLAPGLRTIGLSATVAEPMDLRRWLVAQSPDAENHAGLVTAPGGAKPIITILKSEERVPWSGHQAKYAMPEVYAAIKAHRTSLLFVNTRSQAEILFQELWNINEDTLPIALHHGSLDVGQRRKVEQAMAENRLRAVVATSTLDLGIDWGDVDLVIHVGAPKGASRLAQRIGRANHRMDEPSRAILVPANRFEVMECQAALDANYLGAQDTPPVGEGTLDVLAQHVLGMACAAPFNEDALFAEVTTASPYTGLPREKFGRIVQFVATGGYALKTYERYARIRETVDGLWRVSNPQVAQQYRLNLGTIVEMPMLNVRMVKRGAKGAVGRGGASLGKVEEYFLEMLSPGDTFLFSGKVLRFEGIRENECLVSQAFSLDPKVPAYAGGKFPLSTYLADQVRGMLDDPQRWGELPGQVRDWLALQRDVSSLPKRDELLIETFPRGSRHYMVAYPFEGRLAHQTLGMLLTRRLERAGRRPLGFVATDYSLAVWALDDLGYSFAVERPSLENLFDEDMLGDDLEAWLDESFMLKRTFRNCAVIAGLIEQRHPGKEKTGRQVTVSADLIYDVLRSHEPDHILLEATRADAAAGLLDIQRLGDMLARIKGHITHRRLDRISPLAVPIMLEIGKETVAGEAQDSLLAEAAEDLIAEAMGEAGI; this is encoded by the coding sequence GTGAGCATCGCCGATTCCGCCGCCAGCCCCTCCCTCCTTGCCAAACCCTTCGCCGACTGGTTCGCGGCCAAGGGGTGGCAGCCGCGTGCCCACCAGATGGAGCTCCTGGGGCGCGCCACGGCGGGGGAGAGCCTGCTCCTGATCGCGCCCACCGGCGCGGGCAAGACGCTGGCCGGCTTCCTGCCGGCGCTGACGGATCTTGCGCAGCGCGGCAAAATCCCGTCCGGCTCCGCCTTCACCGGCATCCACACGCTCTACATTTCGCCCTTGAAGGCGCTCGCCGTCGATATCGAGCGCAACCTGATGAAGCCCGTCTCCGAAATGGGCCTGCCCATCACCATCGAGACGCGCACCGGCGACACGCCGCAGGCAAAACGCCAGCGCCAGCGCCTCAATCCGCCGGACATCCTGCTGACGACGCCGGAACAGGTCGCCCTCCTCATCGCCAACGGCGAGGCCCCGCGCTTCTTCAAGGACCTGAAATACGTCATCTTCGACGAGCTGCATTCGCTCGTCACCTCCAAGCGCGGCCATCTCCTCTCGCTCGGCCTCGCGCGCCTGCGCCGGCTTGCGCCGGGGCTGCGCACCATCGGCCTTTCGGCCACCGTCGCCGAGCCGATGGACCTTCGCCGCTGGCTGGTCGCGCAGTCGCCCGATGCGGAAAACCATGCCGGGCTCGTTACCGCGCCGGGCGGGGCGAAGCCGATCATCACCATCCTGAAAAGCGAGGAACGGGTGCCGTGGTCGGGCCATCAGGCGAAATATGCGATGCCCGAGGTCTATGCAGCGATCAAGGCGCACAGGACGTCGCTGCTCTTCGTCAACACGCGCAGCCAGGCGGAAATCCTCTTCCAGGAACTCTGGAACATCAACGAGGACACGCTGCCGATCGCCCTGCACCACGGTTCGCTCGATGTCGGCCAGCGGCGCAAGGTGGAGCAGGCCATGGCGGAGAACCGCCTGCGCGCGGTCGTCGCCACCTCGACACTCGACCTCGGCATCGACTGGGGCGACGTCGATCTCGTCATCCATGTCGGTGCGCCGAAAGGGGCTTCCCGGCTCGCCCAGCGCATCGGCCGCGCCAACCACCGCATGGACGAGCCGAGCCGCGCCATCCTCGTGCCGGCCAACCGCTTCGAGGTGATGGAATGCCAGGCGGCGCTCGACGCCAACTATCTCGGCGCGCAGGACACGCCCCCCGTCGGCGAGGGCACGCTCGACGTGCTCGCCCAGCACGTCCTCGGCATGGCCTGCGCCGCGCCCTTTAACGAGGACGCGCTCTTTGCCGAAGTCACCACCGCCTCGCCCTATACCGGGCTTCCCCGCGAGAAATTCGGGCGCATCGTACAGTTCGTGGCGACGGGCGGTTATGCGCTGAAGACCTACGAGCGCTACGCCCGCATCCGCGAGACCGTCGACGGTCTCTGGCGCGTCTCCAACCCGCAGGTCGCGCAGCAATACCGCCTGAACCTCGGCACCATCGTCGAGATGCCGATGCTGAACGTGCGCATGGTCAAGCGCGGTGCGAAGGGCGCGGTCGGGCGCGGCGGGGCCTCGCTCGGCAAGGTGGAGGAATATTTTCTCGAAATGCTCTCGCCCGGCGACACCTTCCTGTTCTCCGGCAAGGTGCTGCGCTTCGAGGGCATCCGCGAGAACGAATGCCTCGTTTCCCAGGCCTTCTCGCTCGATCCGAAGGTGCCGGCCTATGCGGGCGGCAAGTTCCCGCTCTCCACCTATCTCGCCGACCAGGTGCGCGGCATGCTGGACGATCCGCAGCGCTGGGGCGAACTGCCCGGGCAGGTGCGCGACTGGCTGGCCCTGCAACGCGACGTCTCCAGCCTGCCGAAGCGCGACGAGCTCCTCATCGAGACCTTTCCGCGCGGCAGCCGGCATTACATGGTCGCCTATCCCTTCGAGGGACGGCTGGCGCACCAGACGCTCGGCATGCTGCTGACGCGGCGGCTGGAGCGCGCCGGCCGCCGGCCGCTCGGTTTCGTGGCGACGGACTATTCGCTCGCCGTCTGGGCGCTGGACGATCTCGGCTACAGCTTCGCCGTCGAGCGTCCTTCGCTCGAAAACCTCTTCGACGAGGACATGCTGGGCGACGATCTGGAGGCATGGCTGGACGAGAGCTTCATGCTGAAGCGCACCTTCCGCAATTGCGCCGTGATTGCCGGCCTTATCGAGCAGCGCCATCCGGGCAAGGAAAAGACCGGGCGGCAGGTCACGGTTTCCGCCGACCTCATCTACGACGTGCTGCGCAGCCACGAGCCGGATCATATCCTGCTGGAGGCCACGCGCGCCGATGCGGCGGCGGGGCTTTTGGATATTCAGCGATTGGGCGATATGCTGGCGCGAATCAAGGGCCACATCACCCACCGGCGGCTCGACCGCATCTCACCGCTTGCCGTGCCGATCATGCTGGAAATCGGCAAGGAGACGGTGGCGGGCGAGGCGCAGGATTCGCTTCTGGCGGAAGCCGCCGAAGACCTGATCGCCGAGGCGATGGGCGAGGCCGGTATTTAG
- a CDS encoding YitT family protein gives MDKRHFGFWNPTPTRHTLLEDAQGLFASSMIAALGLALMGSAGLVASGTAGVAFILHYLTGVSFGLYYTVVNIPFYILALKRLGRAFTIKTIAAVALTSLITELQPHFLSIDSIDPMWTAVLAGILLGFGLLGLYRHRASLGGIGVLAVYLQERFGWPAGLVQLAFDLVVLAAAFAVAAPFIVLCSVVGAVVLNLFLTVNHRADRYIAM, from the coding sequence ATGGACAAGCGGCACTTCGGCTTCTGGAACCCCACACCCACCCGCCACACATTGCTGGAGGACGCGCAGGGCCTCTTCGCCAGCAGCATGATCGCCGCGCTCGGCCTTGCCCTGATGGGCAGCGCCGGCCTCGTGGCCAGCGGCACCGCCGGCGTCGCCTTCATCCTGCATTATCTCACGGGCGTCAGCTTCGGCCTCTACTATACCGTCGTGAACATCCCGTTCTATATCCTCGCCCTCAAGCGCCTCGGCCGCGCCTTCACCATCAAGACCATCGCCGCCGTCGCCCTCACCTCGCTCATCACCGAGCTCCAGCCGCACTTCCTCAGCATCGACAGCATCGATCCGATGTGGACGGCGGTGCTGGCCGGCATCCTGCTCGGCTTCGGCCTGCTCGGCCTCTACCGCCACCGCGCCAGCCTCGGCGGCATCGGCGTGCTCGCGGTCTATCTGCAGGAGCGCTTCGGCTGGCCCGCCGGCCTCGTCCAGCTCGCCTTCGACCTCGTCGTGCTGGCCGCCGCCTTCGCCGTCGCCGCGCCCTTCATCGTGCTCTGCTCGGTGGTCGGCGCCGTGGTGCTGAACCTCTTCCTCACCGTCAACCACCGCGCCGACCGCTATATCGCCATGTAG
- a CDS encoding methyltransferase domain-containing protein — translation MTSPHFSSGDLIADRRADYARMFAESGEFAEAAELMEQALEQVPLWAAGWFRLAEYAEKSGRKEAATAALEKVVALDPSDIFGATLKLAVLGAAEPPAAPPMPYVERLFDDYADRFDTALVEKLDYTVPQTLARLVLKHAGADSKFGLVCDIGCGTGLFGVEFRAHAGRLEGFDLSAGMLAKAEEKAVYDHLAQADLSLPAEESGLFADGPEARADLVSAADVLMYLGDLAEVFPSVARLARPGGLFAFSVEDGGTGDAPLLRPSLRYAHPEAFIRRRLAESGFDLLALERSVIRRDAGQPVQGLLFLARHHGQACN, via the coding sequence ATGACGAGCCCGCATTTCTCCTCCGGCGATCTCATCGCCGACCGCCGCGCCGACTATGCCCGCATGTTCGCGGAATCCGGCGAGTTCGCGGAGGCTGCGGAACTCATGGAACAGGCGCTCGAACAGGTGCCGCTCTGGGCCGCCGGGTGGTTCCGGCTCGCCGAATATGCCGAGAAATCGGGCCGGAAGGAGGCGGCGACCGCCGCGCTCGAAAAGGTCGTCGCGCTCGACCCGTCCGACATCTTTGGCGCGACCCTCAAGCTCGCCGTGCTCGGCGCCGCCGAACCGCCCGCCGCGCCGCCGATGCCCTATGTCGAGCGCCTCTTCGACGACTATGCCGACCGCTTCGACACGGCGCTCGTCGAAAAGCTCGACTATACCGTTCCGCAGACGCTCGCCCGGCTGGTGCTGAAACATGCCGGCGCGGACAGCAAATTCGGCCTCGTTTGCGACATCGGCTGCGGCACCGGCCTTTTCGGCGTGGAATTCCGCGCCCATGCCGGCCGGCTGGAGGGCTTCGACCTTTCCGCCGGCATGCTCGCCAAGGCAGAGGAAAAGGCCGTCTACGACCATCTCGCCCAGGCCGACCTTTCGCTTCCCGCCGAGGAAAGCGGCCTTTTCGCGGACGGGCCCGAGGCGCGCGCCGATCTCGTCAGCGCGGCGGACGTGCTGATGTATCTCGGCGACCTTGCCGAGGTCTTCCCGAGCGTGGCGCGCCTTGCGCGGCCGGGCGGGCTCTTCGCCTTTTCGGTCGAGGACGGCGGGACGGGCGATGCGCCGCTGCTGCGCCCCTCCCTGCGCTATGCCCATCCGGAAGCCTTCATCCGCCGGCGGCTGGCCGAAAGCGGCTTCGACCTTCTCGCCCTCGAAAGAAGCGTGATCCGCCGGGATGCCGGCCAGCCCGTGCAGGGCCTGCTCTTCCTCGCCCGGCACCACGGCCAGGCCTGCAACTGA
- a CDS encoding DUF6460 domain-containing protein: protein MSNGVNGFLGDTPVRVIVKLLILSVAVGFLMSIFGLYPHDILIAARDFVIDLWNTGFKTLGRLGDYLLLGAAIVVPVFIVIRLLSYRR, encoded by the coding sequence ATGTCGAATGGCGTGAACGGCTTTCTCGGCGACACACCGGTCCGCGTGATCGTCAAGCTGCTGATCCTGTCGGTGGCCGTGGGCTTCCTGATGTCGATCTTCGGGCTCTATCCGCATGACATCCTCATCGCCGCGCGCGATTTCGTCATCGACCTGTGGAACACCGGCTTCAAGACGCTGGGCCGCCTCGGCGACTACCTGCTGCTCGGCGCCGCCATCGTCGTCCCGGTCTTCATCGTCATCCGTCTCTTGAGCTACCGTCGCTGA
- a CDS encoding CAP domain-containing protein encodes MISRRHFLAASGAAVAALAAGCTTRPPAPSAGTGSDQTAASLALVNKLRATRGLPALAADGAAQRAAMDQASRMAAAGRMEHNIGLGANFGKRMKGMDVALPAAENIAAGQAGAAEAFEAWHQSPKHLANMLGNYRGLGVAVVSNPASGNRRYWAMVLSN; translated from the coding sequence ATGATCTCCCGCAGACACTTCCTTGCCGCCTCCGGGGCGGCCGTCGCCGCGCTTGCCGCCGGCTGCACCACCCGCCCGCCGGCCCCTTCCGCCGGTACCGGCAGCGACCAGACCGCCGCCTCGCTCGCCCTGGTCAACAAGCTGCGCGCCACGCGCGGCCTGCCGGCGCTTGCCGCCGACGGCGCGGCGCAGCGCGCCGCCATGGATCAGGCAAGCCGCATGGCCGCCGCCGGCCGGATGGAGCACAATATCGGCCTCGGCGCGAATTTCGGCAAACGCATGAAGGGCATGGACGTGGCGCTTCCGGCCGCCGAGAACATCGCCGCCGGGCAGGCAGGCGCGGCGGAGGCCTTCGAGGCCTGGCACCAGTCGCCCAAGCACCTTGCCAACATGCTGGGCAACTATCGCGGCCTCGGCGTCGCGGTCGTCTCCAATCCGGCGTCCGGCAACCGGCGCTACTGGGCGATGGTGCTCTCGAACTGA
- a CDS encoding MATE family efflux transporter, whose product MSAATIEENEGAGPFEVTHRLVLSIAIPMTLGFLTTPLLGLTDTAVAGRLGSADALAGMAVGSVLFDLLLGSFNFLRASTTGLVAQAFGRGDRREEQAVYWRSLTIALCCGLAIALLSPLLLSAGLFLMAPSPAVAEVTSTYFTIRVLAAPMALANYALLGFVLGRGQGVTGLALQAIINGINIVLSITLGLGLGWGVAGIAWGTFTGETVGMLAGLLIVVTRFDRVHRPARAEIFARARMKALFSLNRDIMIRTFVLIGAFAIMTRIGSSMGPLVLAANAVLMNIFLVAGYYLDGIANAAEQLVGRAFGANFRPAFDRAVRLTFLWSFGLGIVTTLLFLLFGANVIGFLTTTQSVQAEAVKYLPWAALTAITGALAFQMDGVYIGATWSSAMRNMMLAAFVGYLAALALFVPLLGNHGLWLALNLFLAFRGIFLALRLPRLAGRQFA is encoded by the coding sequence ATGAGCGCAGCGACGATAGAGGAAAACGAAGGGGCCGGTCCCTTCGAGGTGACGCACCGGCTGGTGCTGTCCATCGCCATTCCCATGACGCTCGGCTTCCTGACGACGCCGCTGCTCGGCCTCACCGACACGGCGGTCGCAGGCCGGCTCGGCTCGGCCGATGCGCTGGCCGGCATGGCGGTCGGCTCGGTGCTCTTCGATCTCCTGCTCGGCAGCTTCAACTTTCTGCGCGCCTCCACCACCGGGCTCGTCGCCCAGGCCTTCGGACGCGGCGACCGGCGCGAGGAGCAGGCGGTCTACTGGCGCTCGCTCACCATCGCGCTCTGTTGCGGCCTGGCGATCGCGCTGCTTTCGCCGCTCCTGCTCTCCGCCGGCCTCTTCCTGATGGCGCCGTCGCCGGCCGTCGCCGAGGTGACCTCGACCTATTTCACCATCCGCGTGCTCGCCGCGCCCATGGCGCTCGCCAATTATGCGCTGCTCGGCTTCGTGCTGGGACGCGGGCAGGGCGTGACGGGGCTCGCCCTGCAGGCGATCATCAACGGCATCAACATCGTGCTGTCGATCACCCTCGGCCTCGGGCTCGGCTGGGGCGTCGCCGGCATCGCCTGGGGCACCTTCACCGGCGAGACGGTCGGCATGCTCGCCGGCCTCCTCATCGTCGTCACCCGTTTCGACCGGGTGCATCGCCCGGCGCGGGCGGAGATCTTCGCCCGCGCGCGCATGAAGGCGCTGTTCTCGCTCAACCGCGACATCATGATCCGCACCTTCGTGCTGATCGGCGCCTTCGCCATCATGACACGCATCGGCTCGTCCATGGGCCCGCTGGTGCTGGCGGCCAATGCGGTGCTGATGAACATCTTCCTCGTGGCCGGCTATTATCTCGACGGCATCGCCAATGCGGCCGAGCAGCTCGTCGGCCGGGCTTTCGGTGCGAATTTCCGTCCGGCCTTCGACCGCGCCGTCCGGCTCACGTTCCTCTGGTCCTTCGGCCTCGGCATCGTGACGACGCTGCTCTTCCTTCTTTTCGGTGCGAATGTGATCGGCTTCCTGACGACGACGCAAAGCGTGCAGGCGGAGGCCGTGAAATACTTGCCCTGGGCGGCGCTGACGGCGATCACCGGCGCGCTCGCCTTCCAGATGGACGGGGTCTATATCGGCGCGACCTGGTCCTCGGCCATGCGCAACATGATGCTGGCCGCCTTCGTCGGCTATCTCGCGGCGCTCGCCCTCTTCGTGCCACTCCTCGGCAATCACGGGCTCTGGCTCGCGCTCAACCTGTTCCTGGCGTTTCGGGGGATTTTCCTGGCGCTCCGCCTGCCGAGGCTGGCGGGGCGGCAATTCGCTTGA
- a CDS encoding DUF2934 domain-containing protein — MNDHDERIRQRVHEIWEAEGRPEGREYSHWLRARAEIAEEDGAAAPHAKSGLILRPDLHPKERLDRAARADIARNALPPGTVPENPTAENPDRITQMKPARARKPLDARDMDAQLDQPL; from the coding sequence ATGAACGATCACGACGAACGTATCAGGCAAAGGGTCCACGAGATCTGGGAGGCGGAAGGCCGCCCGGAGGGCCGCGAATATTCGCACTGGCTGCGCGCCCGGGCGGAGATAGCGGAGGAGGACGGCGCCGCCGCCCCCCATGCGAAGAGCGGCCTCATCCTGCGCCCCGACCTTCATCCGAAGGAAAGGCTCGACAGGGCGGCCAGGGCCGATATCGCCCGCAATGCGCTTCCGCCCGGCACCGTGCCGGAAAACCCGACGGCGGAAAATCCCGACCGCATCACCCAGATGAAACCCGCCCGCGCCAGAAAGCCTCTCGACGCGCGCGACATGGACGCCCAGCTCGACCAGCCCCTGTAA